Proteins from a genomic interval of Acidobacteriota bacterium:
- a CDS encoding FAD-dependent oxidoreductase: MKREVTIIGAGISGLTTAYFLYKSGVPVRIVEKQARVGGLLGTRRTEHGLVETAANGLINSARLEALCADAGVSLQPLQPQSRARYFWRDHPRRWPLGFGESLRLGAGLVRNLGHWRPDVGETLAQWGGRLLGDAAVRHALTPAMGGIYASDAEALSASLIFNRKGLGLESADQNGHAKPEKASVRGTVSPKGGMQELLDGLSGYLRQQGVAIELNQTAQLESGAPTVICTSATHAAELLAEQAPKVSEHLRQVELLPIVTTTCFYEHSPRQPQGFGCLFPRHGEIRALGVLFNDCLFEGRSKLRSETWILGGAPDRDAVNLSDAELETILRRNHALLVGAEEPLLSFHATRWPRALPHYTLSLERTLTTLPPLPNHLALVGNYLGQIGLAKIIERAHRIATQIATA, encoded by the coding sequence ATGAAACGCGAAGTTACGATTATCGGCGCAGGCATTTCCGGCCTGACCACGGCATATTTTTTGTACAAATCCGGCGTGCCGGTGCGCATCGTGGAAAAACAGGCTCGCGTTGGCGGCTTGTTAGGAACCCGCCGCACCGAACATGGATTGGTCGAAACAGCAGCCAACGGGTTGATCAATTCTGCGCGACTGGAGGCGCTATGCGCCGATGCCGGCGTGAGCTTGCAACCGCTGCAACCGCAAAGCCGCGCGCGATATTTCTGGCGCGATCACCCACGCCGCTGGCCGCTTGGCTTCGGCGAAAGTTTGCGATTGGGTGCGGGACTGGTTCGCAACCTGGGGCATTGGCGACCTGATGTGGGCGAAACGCTGGCACAATGGGGAGGGCGGTTATTGGGCGATGCTGCCGTGCGTCACGCGCTGACTCCGGCAATGGGCGGCATTTACGCCAGCGACGCTGAGGCGCTCAGCGCAAGTTTGATTTTCAATCGCAAAGGGTTGGGACTGGAATCCGCTGATCAAAACGGACACGCAAAACCTGAAAAAGCTTCCGTGCGGGGCACTGTGTCGCCGAAAGGCGGAATGCAAGAACTGCTGGACGGACTGTCCGGGTATTTGCGCCAGCAAGGCGTTGCCATCGAATTGAACCAGACGGCACAACTTGAATCGGGCGCGCCGACGGTGATTTGTACTTCGGCGACGCACGCGGCGGAATTATTGGCGGAACAAGCGCCAAAGGTCAGCGAGCATCTTCGTCAAGTGGAACTGTTGCCCATCGTGACGACCACCTGTTTTTACGAGCACAGTCCACGTCAGCCGCAAGGATTTGGGTGTTTGTTTCCGCGCCACGGAGAAATTCGCGCGCTGGGCGTGCTGTTCAATGATTGTTTATTTGAAGGCCGCAGCAAGTTGCGCTCTGAAACCTGGATTCTGGGAGGGGCGCCGGATCGAGATGCTGTAAATCTGAGCGATGCCGAATTGGAAACGATCCTGCGCCGCAACCACGCGCTGCTGGTCGGCGCGGAAGAACCGTTGCTGAGTTTTCATGCCACGCGCTGGCCCAGAGCTCTGCCGCATTACACCTTGTCGCTGGAACGCACGCTGACGACGTTGCCACCGCTGCCCAACCACCTGGCGTTGGTGGGAAATTATCTTGGTCAGATCGGCCTGGCCAAAATCATCGAACGCGCGCACCGCATTGCCACTCAAATCGCCACTGCGTGA
- a CDS encoding DUF4430 domain-containing protein, with amino-acid sequence MKNKFVFWACLGLLFLGALISCTQPATIKTPAAPPVAHSQSSPKPEREERLVIAYDGEDGKTALELLKTRARVRTQIFQFGDQQAELVVEINEVVAGNGFNFLYFVNGATVKTAAGNFVTKNGDRVEWKLIGPRKQ; translated from the coding sequence ATGAAGAACAAATTCGTGTTTTGGGCGTGTTTGGGATTGTTGTTCCTGGGCGCTTTGATTTCCTGTACGCAACCTGCAACGATAAAAACTCCCGCTGCCCCTCCGGTTGCCCATTCTCAATCGTCCCCCAAACCCGAACGCGAAGAACGGTTGGTTATCGCCTACGACGGCGAAGACGGCAAAACCGCCCTGGAACTGTTAAAAACGCGAGCGCGCGTTCGCACTCAAATCTTTCAATTTGGCGACCAGCAGGCCGAATTGGTCGTGGAGATCAACGAAGTTGTTGCGGGCAATGGATTCAACTTTCTGTATTTCGTCAACGGAGCGACGGTCAAAACTGCTGCGGGAAATTTCGTCACGAAAAACGGCGATAGAGTTGAGTGGAAATTGATCGGCCCCAGAAAACAATAA
- a CDS encoding carboxypeptidase regulatory-like domain-containing protein, with amino-acid sequence MKNRIKSLIAGTVLGWVVLLATSQAVLAQSDNAVITGFVKDAAGAVIAGAKVTIKNEVRAFERVTTTNSEGYYVVSNLPSGLYTVTVEASGFKASKETGRKLDPNLTTSVDITLQPGQVTETVTIEASTTQVQTESATVGKLVETKQVEYLQLNGRNPLFLAQLKPGVQGNALGGNSFGLTTGSLVINGARTQDTLVTYDGAVGVRTRSNGTSIGTADVEATQEVQILTANYNAEYGRSSGGQVRIVTRSGGKDFHGAFYEYLRNAALNANEWGRNRNTPANAPCSDPKFEKASHCRPNPFRYNQFGYSLSGPVIIPGTGFNESRSKLFWLWGQEWVRQRRTDNTTQRVATAKMRNGDFSELADPNNALKVVRYIKDPLLSGNCNATDQTACFKDGGILNKIPANRLSPNGLAFLRAQPDPIPGFFTSSGQNFFQDRPTTDDQRKDTLSLDFYPNERHAIKYRLSLYHYVGVSAFRSGTDRAPQIIDRPNQTTSIGWTWTVSPNWISETLVAGSRDQVFIAVDTRGNAYQRSKYGINYPYIFPDNKEIFDKIPTIDGVDQFVTLDGGPYPSSSTGPIYQFSNNWTNIRGNHTFKFGGYFERAGQNDFDQINVSGTPGGTNNQNGRFVFSNSTPNATGVAIGNVALGLFDTYAEIGKRSFTPYRGHMFEWFIQDSWKATPKLRIEYGIRHSIIQPYYSLWRNMVIFDPKFYDASKAVTQDPKTGFITSNPNDLIARYNGLVIPGNDWPDAAKGPGRVPIANTGEFDFLFRGVGKSYSEIHKSNFQPRAGIAYALTDKSVIRAGVGRFMTRLGVSDSVFLGGNPPLQPTVSVSRGSADNPGGTTGNAFPLVVTSQDPIFPNPESWTWNATYEREIGFDTLIEVGYVGRRGLHAQRERNINQLQPGTIQANSGVNPDYLRPFKGFGIIRVTNNDATSRYNGLQIGANRRFTKGFLFGAAYTLSKSSDDGSAQRDVVPNAFDVGNLWGPSTFDRRHVLVVNAVYQLPIFRDKSTLMGKVFGGWTVSAISQWQTGTPITIATGDDFAGVGPGSGSQFWLYSSVPNIEGNFANNAADASYWFNPRGSNGAAIFTQPAAGTFSSQNARGILYNPGFQNHNFTLFKEFYLSENHRIQFRAEAYNWPNHPNLNGADTNPRSSTFGKVTSKSGNRELQFALRYSF; translated from the coding sequence ATGAAAAACCGAATAAAATCGCTGATTGCCGGAACGGTTCTGGGATGGGTCGTTTTGCTGGCGACTTCGCAGGCCGTTTTGGCGCAATCAGACAATGCCGTCATTACAGGGTTCGTCAAAGATGCTGCCGGCGCTGTCATTGCCGGAGCCAAAGTCACCATCAAAAACGAAGTTCGAGCCTTCGAGCGCGTCACAACAACCAACAGCGAAGGATATTACGTGGTCTCCAATCTGCCTTCAGGTCTTTACACCGTGACGGTGGAAGCCAGCGGATTCAAGGCCTCCAAAGAAACGGGCAGAAAACTGGACCCAAACCTGACCACCAGCGTAGACATCACGCTTCAACCCGGACAAGTGACGGAAACCGTGACGATCGAAGCGTCCACCACCCAGGTTCAGACTGAATCCGCAACCGTTGGGAAACTGGTAGAAACCAAGCAGGTCGAATACTTGCAACTGAATGGACGCAATCCGCTCTTTCTGGCGCAGCTCAAACCCGGCGTGCAGGGCAATGCGCTTGGCGGCAACAGTTTCGGGTTGACGACCGGCAGTCTGGTCATCAACGGAGCGCGCACCCAGGACACGTTGGTCACTTACGATGGCGCCGTCGGCGTCCGCACGCGTTCCAATGGTACCTCAATCGGAACCGCGGATGTGGAAGCAACGCAGGAAGTCCAAATTCTGACCGCCAATTACAACGCGGAATACGGGCGATCTTCCGGCGGGCAAGTCCGCATCGTCACCCGCAGCGGCGGCAAAGATTTTCACGGCGCGTTTTATGAATACCTTCGCAACGCCGCGCTCAACGCCAATGAATGGGGGCGCAATCGCAACACGCCAGCCAATGCGCCTTGCAGCGACCCGAAATTCGAAAAAGCTTCGCATTGCCGCCCGAATCCGTTTCGCTATAACCAATTCGGTTACAGCTTGAGCGGCCCCGTCATCATTCCCGGCACAGGTTTCAATGAAAGTCGCAGCAAACTGTTCTGGTTGTGGGGACAGGAATGGGTGCGCCAACGCCGCACCGACAACACGACGCAGCGCGTGGCAACGGCGAAAATGCGCAACGGCGATTTCAGCGAACTGGCCGATCCCAACAACGCATTGAAAGTCGTTCGCTACATCAAAGACCCGCTGCTCAGCGGCAACTGCAATGCAACGGATCAAACCGCCTGTTTCAAAGACGGCGGCATTTTGAACAAAATTCCGGCCAACCGCTTAAGCCCGAATGGACTGGCTTTTTTGCGCGCACAGCCGGATCCGATTCCAGGATTTTTCACCTCCAGCGGCCAAAACTTCTTCCAGGATCGCCCGACCACAGACGATCAGCGCAAGGACACGCTGTCGCTGGATTTCTATCCAAACGAACGGCACGCGATCAAATATCGCCTGTCGCTGTACCATTACGTCGGTGTCAGCGCGTTCCGCTCCGGCACAGATCGCGCACCGCAAATCATTGATCGCCCGAACCAGACGACTTCCATCGGATGGACCTGGACGGTGTCTCCAAACTGGATCAGCGAAACTTTGGTTGCGGGCAGCCGTGACCAGGTGTTCATCGCGGTGGATACGCGCGGCAACGCGTATCAGCGGAGCAAGTACGGAATCAACTATCCGTACATCTTCCCCGACAACAAGGAAATCTTCGACAAGATTCCGACCATTGACGGCGTGGATCAGTTTGTCACCCTGGACGGCGGGCCGTATCCGTCCAGTTCGACCGGCCCGATTTACCAGTTCAGCAACAACTGGACGAACATTCGCGGCAACCACACGTTCAAATTCGGCGGGTATTTTGAACGCGCCGGCCAAAACGATTTCGACCAGATCAACGTTTCCGGAACGCCGGGCGGCACGAACAATCAGAACGGTCGTTTTGTGTTTTCCAACTCGACGCCGAACGCGACGGGCGTCGCCATCGGCAACGTCGCGCTTGGGTTGTTCGACACTTACGCAGAAATCGGCAAACGTTCGTTCACGCCGTATCGCGGTCACATGTTTGAGTGGTTCATTCAGGATTCGTGGAAAGCGACTCCCAAATTGCGCATTGAATACGGAATTCGCCACAGCATCATCCAACCGTATTACAGTTTGTGGCGAAATATGGTGATCTTCGATCCGAAGTTTTATGACGCGTCGAAGGCCGTCACGCAGGATCCCAAAACCGGCTTCATCACCTCCAACCCGAACGATTTGATCGCGCGATACAACGGCCTGGTCATTCCGGGCAATGATTGGCCGGATGCCGCCAAAGGCCCAGGCCGCGTGCCGATTGCCAATACCGGCGAATTCGATTTCCTGTTCCGCGGCGTCGGGAAATCCTATTCCGAAATCCACAAAAGCAATTTTCAACCGCGTGCTGGCATTGCCTACGCCTTAACTGACAAGAGCGTCATTCGTGCAGGCGTCGGACGCTTTATGACCCGCCTGGGCGTCAGCGATTCGGTCTTTTTGGGCGGCAACCCGCCGCTGCAACCGACCGTTTCCGTCAGTCGTGGCAGCGCTGACAATCCGGGCGGAACCACCGGTAATGCCTTCCCACTGGTGGTGACTTCGCAGGACCCGATCTTTCCCAATCCGGAATCCTGGACATGGAACGCCACCTATGAGCGCGAAATCGGCTTCGACACATTGATCGAGGTGGGATACGTGGGTCGTCGCGGATTGCACGCGCAACGCGAACGCAACATCAATCAACTGCAACCCGGCACCATCCAGGCGAATTCGGGAGTCAACCCTGATTACCTGCGCCCGTTCAAAGGATTCGGCATCATCCGCGTCACGAACAACGATGCCACGTCCCGTTACAACGGATTGCAAATCGGCGCGAATCGCCGCTTCACCAAAGGCTTCCTGTTTGGCGCGGCTTACACGTTGTCGAAATCTTCGGACGACGGTTCGGCGCAACGCGATGTGGTTCCGAACGCATTCGATGTCGGCAACCTGTGGGGGCCGTCCACCTTCGACCGCCGCCACGTGTTAGTCGTGAACGCGGTCTACCAGTTGCCCATTTTCAGGGATAAATCCACCTTGATGGGCAAAGTGTTCGGCGGTTGGACAGTCAGCGCCATTTCGCAATGGCAGACCGGAACGCCGATCACCATCGCCACGGGTGATGATTTTGCAGGCGTTGGGCCGGGCAGCGGTTCGCAATTCTGGCTGTACAGCAGCGTTCCCAACATTGAAGGCAATTTTGCCAACAATGCTGCTGACGCCAGTTACTGGTTCAATCCACGCGGATCGAATGGAGCGGCGATTTTCACACAACCCGCCGCCGGAACCTTCTCGTCCCAGAATGCGCGCGGCATTCTGTACAATCCCGGATTCCAGAATCATAACTTTACGTTGTTCAAGGAATTCTACTTGAGCGAAAACCACCGCATTCAGTTCCGCGCGGAAGCGTATAACTGGCCGAATCACCCCAACCTGAATGGCGCGGATACCAACCCGCGCAGTTCGACCTTTGGCAAAGTGACCAGCAAGAGCGGCAATCGTGAATTGCAGTTCGCGCTGCGGTATTCGTTCTAA
- the hemN gene encoding oxygen-independent coproporphyrinogen III oxidase, translating into MTTELKELFAKYDVPAPRYTSYPTVPFWTESPTTEQWLESLASALQNETATWAIYMHLPFCETLCTFCACNTVTTRDHGREEGYVDLLLREWAMYRERVPQLATRPLQQLHLGGGSPTFFSAENLKRILTPMLTNASLDEANFDASVEIDPRRATVEQLRTLRELGFTRISLGVQDFNEDVQKLVNRHQPYEITKRVNDQARELGYTSINFDLIYGLPRQTMQSIETTTEKTIELRPDRIALYSFALVPWIKPTQRSYKDEDLPKAGEKRALYERARQMLLDAGYIEIGMDHFALPHDPLHLAQVEGKLHRNFMGYTEVRTEVLLGFGVSAISETPTCFYQNEKKLQDYEHRILAGELPNMRGHLLTEEDQQRREQILQFMTQFKVALNQQQQTDAKAFLQPLLEDGLVELHGRELQLTDPGRPFLRNATMFFDERLRRQEPTTQIFSQAL; encoded by the coding sequence ATGACCACAGAACTGAAAGAACTGTTTGCCAAATACGATGTGCCTGCTCCGCGGTACACCAGCTATCCGACCGTGCCGTTTTGGACGGAATCCCCGACCACCGAACAATGGTTGGAATCGCTGGCGAGCGCGTTGCAAAACGAAACCGCAACCTGGGCGATTTACATGCACCTGCCGTTTTGCGAAACGCTTTGCACGTTCTGCGCCTGCAATACGGTCACGACGCGCGACCACGGACGCGAAGAGGGTTATGTGGATTTGCTGCTGCGCGAATGGGCGATGTACCGCGAACGTGTGCCGCAACTCGCCACACGCCCGTTGCAGCAATTGCACCTGGGCGGCGGATCGCCAACGTTTTTCTCGGCGGAAAACCTCAAGCGTATTTTGACTCCGATGCTGACCAACGCGTCGTTGGATGAAGCAAATTTTGATGCGTCAGTTGAAATTGATCCGCGTCGCGCCACAGTTGAACAACTCAGAACCTTGCGCGAACTCGGATTCACGCGCATTTCGCTCGGCGTGCAGGATTTCAACGAAGACGTTCAAAAGCTGGTCAACCGGCACCAGCCGTATGAAATCACGAAACGTGTTAACGATCAGGCGCGCGAATTGGGCTACACCTCGATCAATTTCGATTTGATTTACGGTTTGCCGCGGCAAACGATGCAAAGCATCGAAACCACCACGGAAAAAACCATCGAACTGCGACCGGATCGAATTGCGCTTTACAGTTTCGCACTGGTTCCGTGGATCAAACCCACGCAGCGCAGTTACAAGGACGAAGATTTGCCGAAAGCCGGTGAAAAACGCGCCTTGTACGAACGCGCACGCCAGATGCTGCTCGACGCCGGATATATCGAAATCGGCATGGATCATTTCGCCTTGCCGCACGACCCGCTGCATCTGGCGCAGGTCGAAGGCAAGTTGCACCGCAACTTTATGGGCTACACCGAAGTCCGAACAGAGGTGTTGCTGGGATTCGGCGTCAGCGCCATTTCCGAAACGCCGACCTGTTTTTATCAAAACGAGAAAAAGCTGCAAGATTACGAGCACAGGATTCTGGCGGGCGAACTGCCAAACATGCGCGGCCATTTGTTGACTGAAGAAGACCAGCAACGCCGCGAACAGATTTTGCAGTTCATGACGCAATTCAAGGTTGCGCTCAATCAACAACAACAAACCGACGCCAAGGCATTTTTGCAGCCACTGTTGGAGGATGGTTTGGTGGAACTGCACGGCCGGGAGTTGCAACTGACCGATCCTGGACGGCCGTTTTTGCGCAATGCAACCATGTTTTTTGACGAACGGTTGCGCCGCCAGGAACCGACAACTCAGATTTTTTCGCAGGCACTTTAG
- a CDS encoding iron ABC transporter permease, with protein sequence MLTEQSLQPALALAGSYLTRRRAAIVLSALGLALVIGAMFALAIGSEHVGVGQILSAIAAKLTGAASELSPEQDVIVFSLRLPRIGLAMGVGASLAMAGAAFQALLRNPLADPYVLGVSGGAAVGSILAILLAANLALAQPVFGFAGAMAATLIVYRLGRRDDDPARMALAGVVLSTFLASMIALMTSVAANVKLRQITLWLLGDLSSGSYQGLVFVLVSVAVCLAALMTQSRALNSMMIGERDAFALGVETSRVRWIVHLAASLVTGAAVAAGGAIGYVGLVVPHLVRLAVGADNRLVIPASAIAGSLLVLLADTAARTVIAPRELPTGAITALVGAPVFIFLLVRSRTKH encoded by the coding sequence ATGCTGACAGAACAGAGCTTACAACCGGCACTGGCTTTGGCGGGCAGCTATCTGACTCGGCGGCGAGCGGCGATTGTGTTGTCTGCGCTTGGCTTGGCGCTGGTGATTGGCGCAATGTTCGCGCTCGCCATCGGCAGCGAGCATGTCGGTGTGGGGCAGATTCTGTCGGCAATCGCGGCCAAACTGACCGGAGCGGCCAGCGAACTGTCGCCGGAACAGGACGTGATCGTATTCAGTTTGCGATTGCCGCGCATCGGTTTGGCAATGGGCGTTGGCGCGTCGCTGGCGATGGCCGGGGCTGCGTTTCAAGCTTTGCTGCGGAACCCGCTGGCTGATCCGTACGTGCTGGGCGTTTCCGGCGGAGCCGCTGTCGGTTCGATTCTGGCGATTTTACTGGCGGCAAATTTGGCCTTGGCTCAACCGGTGTTCGGCTTTGCGGGCGCGATGGCAGCGACGTTGATTGTGTACCGGTTAGGGCGTCGCGACGACGATCCTGCGCGAATGGCGTTGGCCGGAGTCGTGCTTTCGACTTTTCTGGCTTCGATGATTGCGCTGATGACTTCGGTGGCGGCCAACGTCAAATTGCGGCAAATCACTTTGTGGCTGCTCGGCGATCTTTCCAGCGGCAGTTACCAAGGGTTGGTATTTGTCCTTGTTTCAGTTGCCGTTTGTCTGGCCGCACTGATGACGCAATCGCGCGCATTGAATTCGATGATGATTGGCGAACGCGATGCGTTTGCGCTGGGCGTCGAAACGTCGCGGGTGCGCTGGATTGTTCACCTTGCGGCTTCACTGGTGACCGGAGCGGCAGTGGCTGCTGGCGGAGCGATTGGGTATGTGGGCTTGGTCGTGCCGCACCTGGTTCGGTTGGCCGTTGGCGCCGACAACCGATTGGTGATTCCTGCCAGCGCAATTGCCGGGTCGCTGCTGGTGCTGCTGGCGGATACCGCAGCGCGAACGGTGATTGCTCCGCGCGAATTGCCGACCGGGGCGATTACGGCTTTGGTGGGCGCGCCGGTATTCATTTTTCTGTTGGTCAGAAGCCGCACCAAACATTGA
- a CDS encoding TonB-dependent receptor, producing MKFRLSGMIALTVLLAVGAFAQTSRGALAGKIVDSRGAAIRGARIVLFFSGKVALRETTSNEAGEFSFDYLLPGDYLLSVEADGVTQQGGAQPIRIVAGQRLTIAIPLVAAAIEDSVIVSATRTESRSGESPASAYVISATDMLRSQRVTIFDALRSSPGVTVAQTGRRGGITSLFVRGGKSDYTKVLIDGVPVNDAGGSFDFADFTTDNAARVELVRGAQSAIYGSDAMTGVLQFITHRGSTPTPEFEFTGEGGSFGFNRQFARLSGVTGPFDYSYSFTHLRTDGRDRNDDYLNRVASANIGYRLTSRTQFRFTGRSENSSVGVPGATAILFPDPDERARRRRIVTSVKVDDQTTARWHQSLTFAFAESNYNSFDPVAQDLTKPNTPPDTTFAFNDFSSAFNNHQRRRGLRYQTELILPHNHLISGGVDYEQERAVFDNGFAGQNRVPASRTNVGAFLQDQFAYSPQLLITVGARVENNRADVPASLVTILTSLGSTSYTGKVGFGTEVMPKIAAIYLLPTGNLQSVVGMARLKANYGHGIKAPTLVEAFSPNQFFLGNPALKPERARGYDLGIEQFFWKDRYRVEVTYFENRFRDQIAFVGDPATFGGPIKLADGRLTNYVNNDRAISRGMEIAVSMSPHKRRLFIGGTYTLLKTKLESAADVIDFSTGQLIANPEVGFSLLRRPRNSGTLNVAWIGDKWEVNLDGFFVGRRRDLDPVTFERFRNGQPIFNDAYQRVDLAGQYRFTSRVALFARIENLLNQEYEEVLGYPAYKLNFSAGMRFRIGGGR from the coding sequence ATGAAGTTCAGATTATCAGGAATGATCGCTTTGACTGTGTTGTTGGCGGTGGGCGCCTTTGCGCAAACGTCGCGCGGGGCGCTGGCGGGCAAAATTGTGGATTCACGCGGTGCGGCCATTCGCGGAGCGCGCATCGTGCTGTTTTTCAGTGGCAAAGTCGCTTTGCGCGAAACGACCAGCAATGAAGCCGGCGAATTCAGTTTCGATTATCTGTTGCCGGGCGATTACCTGTTGTCGGTGGAAGCCGACGGCGTGACGCAGCAGGGTGGCGCGCAACCGATCAGGATTGTCGCCGGTCAGCGGCTGACCATCGCCATTCCGCTGGTCGCCGCCGCGATCGAAGATTCGGTGATTGTTTCAGCCACGCGCACCGAATCGCGTTCAGGCGAAAGCCCTGCCAGCGCGTATGTGATTTCGGCGACCGATATGTTGCGGTCGCAACGTGTGACGATTTTCGATGCGCTGCGATCTTCGCCGGGCGTGACGGTGGCGCAAACCGGTCGTCGCGGGGGAATCACTTCGTTATTCGTTCGCGGCGGCAAATCCGATTACACCAAGGTGCTGATTGACGGTGTGCCGGTGAATGACGCGGGCGGTTCGTTCGACTTTGCCGATTTCACCACCGACAACGCCGCGCGCGTTGAGTTGGTTCGCGGCGCGCAAAGCGCAATTTATGGTTCCGATGCGATGACCGGCGTGCTGCAATTCATTACGCATCGCGGTTCGACGCCGACGCCGGAATTTGAATTCACGGGCGAAGGCGGCAGTTTCGGATTCAATCGCCAGTTTGCGCGGCTGTCAGGAGTGACCGGGCCGTTCGATTATTCGTACAGCTTCACACATTTGCGAACCGATGGGCGCGACCGAAATGACGATTATTTAAATCGCGTAGCTTCGGCGAACATCGGCTACCGGCTGACCTCGCGCACCCAATTCCGCTTTACGGGACGCAGCGAAAATTCCAGCGTGGGCGTTCCGGGTGCGACTGCCATTTTGTTTCCCGACCCGGATGAACGCGCTCGCCGTCGCCGCATCGTGACTTCCGTCAAGGTGGACGATCAGACCACAGCGCGCTGGCATCAAAGCCTGACCTTTGCCTTTGCCGAAAGCAATTACAACAGCTTCGATCCGGTGGCGCAGGATTTAACGAAGCCGAACACGCCGCCAGACACGACATTTGCCTTCAACGATTTCAGCTCCGCGTTCAACAATCACCAGCGGCGTCGCGGGTTGCGGTATCAGACCGAATTGATTCTGCCGCATAATCATCTGATTTCAGGCGGCGTGGATTACGAACAGGAGCGCGCAGTGTTTGACAACGGCTTTGCCGGCCAAAACCGCGTGCCCGCCAGTCGCACCAATGTCGGAGCCTTTTTGCAGGATCAATTCGCGTACTCGCCGCAACTGTTGATTACCGTCGGCGCGCGCGTGGAAAACAATCGCGCAGACGTTCCGGCGAGTTTGGTCACGATTTTGACTTCGCTGGGGTCCACGTCGTACACAGGCAAAGTCGGTTTCGGGACGGAAGTGATGCCGAAAATCGCGGCGATTTATTTGTTGCCAACCGGCAACCTGCAATCGGTTGTGGGAATGGCGCGGCTGAAAGCCAATTACGGCCACGGCATCAAAGCGCCCACGTTGGTTGAGGCCTTCAGCCCGAATCAGTTCTTCCTGGGCAATCCGGCCCTGAAACCCGAACGCGCGCGCGGGTATGATTTGGGCATTGAGCAGTTTTTCTGGAAAGACCGTTACCGCGTGGAGGTGACCTACTTTGAAAATCGCTTCCGCGACCAGATTGCGTTTGTGGGCGATCCGGCGACGTTTGGCGGGCCAATCAAACTGGCCGACGGACGGTTGACGAATTACGTCAATAACGATCGGGCGATTTCGCGCGGCATGGAAATCGCGGTTTCGATGAGTCCGCACAAACGACGACTGTTCATTGGCGGAACGTACACCTTGTTGAAAACCAAATTGGAATCCGCCGCCGATGTCATTGATTTTTCGACGGGCCAGTTGATTGCCAACCCCGAAGTCGGTTTTTCGCTGCTGCGACGGCCTCGCAATTCGGGAACGCTGAACGTGGCATGGATTGGCGACAAATGGGAAGTAAACCTGGATGGATTTTTCGTCGGTCGTCGTCGCGATCTTGACCCTGTGACCTTTGAACGGTTCCGGAACGGCCAACCCATTTTCAACGATGCGTATCAACGCGTGGATTTGGCGGGACAATATCGCTTCACGTCGCGCGTGGCGTTGTTTGCGCGCATCGAAAACCTGCTCAATCAGGAGTACGAAGAGGTGCTTGGGTATCCGGCCTACAAGCTGAATTTTTCCGCCGGAATGCGATTCCGAATCGGTGGCGGAAGATAA
- a CDS encoding ABC transporter ATP-binding protein, whose protein sequence is MLSLKDIHFAYPHRTVLSGVSLEIRPGEIVALLGPNGTGKSTLLGVAYGALQPSSGEVLIGGQPVRSFSRRELAHRIAVVAQSAEVRFPLTALEYVLTGRFAHASAIGFDSQQDVGLAVQALTDTDAAQFASRYFNELSSGERQRVVLARALAQQAKLLLLDEPTANADIAHQVSLLHLIRALTHQRGLGALVVTHEINLAAEFADRVALLKDGKLLACGVPQEVMTGKLLGELFGIALLVDAHPVSGNPRVSWTIEKP, encoded by the coding sequence ATGCTTTCGCTGAAAGACATTCATTTTGCATATCCACATCGCACGGTGCTGAGCGGCGTGTCGCTGGAAATTCGTCCCGGAGAAATCGTCGCCTTGTTGGGGCCGAACGGCACGGGCAAATCCACGCTGCTTGGTGTGGCTTACGGCGCGTTGCAGCCTTCGTCGGGCGAAGTTCTGATTGGCGGCCAACCGGTGCGGAGCTTTTCACGGCGCGAATTGGCGCACCGAATTGCTGTTGTTGCGCAATCCGCCGAAGTCCGCTTTCCGTTGACGGCGCTGGAATATGTGCTGACCGGGCGATTTGCACACGCCAGCGCAATTGGATTTGATTCGCAGCAGGATGTCGGATTGGCCGTGCAGGCGTTGACCGATACAGATGCCGCGCAATTTGCCAGCCGATATTTCAACGAACTGTCCAGCGGCGAACGCCAGCGCGTGGTTTTGGCTCGCGCGTTGGCGCAGCAGGCAAAGCTGTTGCTGTTGGACGAGCCGACGGCCAACGCGGACATTGCGCATCAGGTTTCGCTGCTTCACCTGATCAGAGCCTTGACGCACCAGCGCGGGCTGGGCGCGTTGGTCGTCACGCATGAAATTAATCTGGCGGCAGAATTTGCCGACCGCGTGGCGTTGCTGAAAGATGGCAAGCTGTTGGCTTGCGGCGTGCCGCAGGAAGTGATGACTGGGAAATTGCTTGGCGAACTTTTTGGAATCGCGCTGCTGGTGGATGCGCATCCGGTCAGCGGCAACCCGCGAGTTTCCTGGACAATAGAAAAACCGTGA